The Microtus pennsylvanicus isolate mMicPen1 chromosome 14, mMicPen1.hap1, whole genome shotgun sequence DNA window CTTACCTCACATAGAGTTGTGACATTAGAAGTCACATATGCCTTTATCCAGCTTTGCACAAACAAGAATAACATCTTGCAAAGCTAGAGTGTAGGGTCTAGCCTAGGATACAGATGCCAGTATAGTCAAAATACAGTACATTTCTATGTCATAGGTCTCTCATGTAGCAACACCCTCTCCTATTCAGTCCTCTCTTCTATAGCCAACTGCAACTACTATTATGCTCTGCATTCATGTAATTCTCTCATTCCAAGACTatttcagccaggcatggtggtgcacacctttaatcccagaactcagggtcagaaataggagaatctctgagcttgagaccagcctgctctagaTAATGAGTTCCAATTCAGTCAGCACtgcataatgagactctgtctccaaacaaagaaaaaaagagtatttcATAAAATCATACCTTATCTAATCTTTTAgaattgacttttttctttccattgattatttttaaatcaggtaAATTGATTCCTCCCAGTTTAGTCTTTAGTTAGCTACTCTAGTCCTTTTCATTAACATCATCTTACCTATATAATAAATCTTGCTGAGATCTTAGTAAGAATTGCATTGGGTATATTAGTTTTGGGGAAATTGACATTCTTATTATATTGAGTCTTTTAGTCTATGAACATAAAATGcctctcctttttttgtttattaaaattttttggccaggtggtggtggcacatgtctttaatcccagcactcaggaggcagaagcaggcagatctctgtgagttcaaagccagcctggtatactgagtgagttccaggacaggctcctctctttcaaaaaatgagaaacaagctgggctgtggtggctcacagttttaataccaggagcaggggcaggaggatctctgaattccaggacagccagagctcttacaAGGAGAAATCCTctcttgaaaaaagcaaaacaaactaagagaaagagagaaacaaaaaaagcccCTAGAGAaacgaaaatcaaaacaaaggggcaaaaaatgaataaaacaaaactaagcaaaaaCCCCACAGAAATGGTCTTGAGTTCCTCCTACTGTTGTCCGATCACTGCCTCTCCAGTTTTGGGGTTCTGATGTTTGTCTATAGTTTTCAAGATCTGAATGTTGTACATGTTTTGAAGGGTGACCTCTGAGTACGTCTGGAAGGGAATCATGGTAATTAGTATTGCATTAAGTTGCATTGTGCATGTGCTTGTTGCTAGGTGTAGAAGTAAGTTTGGCTTTTGTGTGTCACCAAAACCTTGCTGGGCTCCCATATTGGCTGTATGAGAGTTTGTGTCATCTCAGACTGGACTAGATCTGTGCCCACTTCCAGCCTTTATGTGTTGTATTTCCCCTTCTTGCTTTACTGCACTTAGTGATGTTCTCCTTGTACCTCCTAGCAGATGTCTTTGTCTTCAGCcttttgaaatagagtctcaaGAAGCCTAGgctaggggctagagaggtgcctcagcagttaagagcactggctgctctcccagaggacccaggttcagttcccagcacccacatggtagttcacacctgtctgtaactccagatccagggaatctgacacatTTGTGATACaaaatgcacaaaaaataaaaaaataaagttaaataaatatttaaaaaagagaagaagtccaggctggcctgatctTACATTTTACAaagctgatcctcctgcctccactccacctcccaaatactgggattactcATGGATGACACTCAGCCGCTTGCTTACAAGTATGTCTTCCAATGGGAATGTGGGTTGAATCCcataatccccagcactcaggaagccaaggcaggaggaacATGGGTTTGAGACAAGCCAAGGTACAcggtgaaaccttgtctcaaggggAAACAAATATCtcaacaagggaaaaaaaacttttctgGGGGGTGGAggactataattttatattaatgtgGAGTTCATTGAGTCTGTGCTGTTTAAGGTTCACTCCTGCTTGAATTTGTAAGTTTATGCCTTTGGCCAAATTAGGAGACCTATCAGTCATTATGTATCTCCCTGGCTGAGAGGAGCTAACGTGCCTCATTACTGCTCCCTGTGTGACCTCTCCTATTCACCACAGGGAGAAGGGTAGGAGTGCAACCCTGAACCTCAGCCTTGTGATAATGCCACAGAGAAGACTGATTTAGTCCCGCCAGTCTCTTATAAGCTTTCCACTGATGTGTGGTTGTCTTATCCTGCTATTGGGAATAAAATCCTGTTCTTTTATTAGCCTTCTCTTGACACCACCCTAGTACAAGAGTAGCTCATTGAAGTCTAAGCTTCCCATTTGGCTTAAGCTAATGATATGATGGCAGGGATGTGGACCAttggaatttttgttgttttctcatttcatttttaacGATAGTGTTTGCTAGTACAGTAGTTCagatagatattatatatatgtgtgtgtgtatatatatatatatatatacatatatatacaggtatatacatttcttttgctgattttgttgttgttttaattagaCTAGGTTTTGAGGGcatcttgtttttttattggtCACATTTGGAGGTTGCCAGCTTCTCCAGTTTGAAgtctataaaacaaaaagcacacaaagGATTCATCCCTGTGTTTCTTAGATCCCAAGGCCCCTAGCTGATCTGCTGCTTGCTCGctgcctcttcttttttttttttttttttttttttttttttttttttggtattttgagacagggtttatctgtggctttggttcctgtcctggaactagctcttgtagaccaggctggtctcgaactcacagagatccgcctgcctctgcctcccgagtgctgggattaaaggcgtgcgccaccaccgcccggcttcgcTGCCTCTTCTTTTCTTAGATTTCCTTTGTATGTGATGCCTAGCTTCCCAGCTGTGTAGagagtggataaagaaatgcACATCTGCACCGTCCCCTGAAGACAGTGCATGGTGTTTCTAGAGGCTGGCTTCTTTGACCGGTCAGTGGCACTTAACACCCATGAAGTTGCAGTACTGTTGTTCCTGGCACacataaaaagaataatatttcCCATTACTATTAAAGCATCCTCTTAAGTAAACACAGTTATGTGTTTCATTAATCATTACTTCAGAGGAAACTGGGCTGTAATGTGTAGAATAAGACCAGAATAGCAAGTGCAGAAGACCTAATGCTTTCCCTTAAGTATGGCTTTGTAAAAAATGTCAGCAGTCATCACTAACatcttaggaagaaaaaaaaggatcaaAAAttcagtgggggtggggtggtacaCTCACGGTCATGAGTGGAAttcagtgggggtggggtagtgCACTCATGGTTGTGAGTGGAATTATGTGTTACATGATTTAATCAAAATGAGACttctggggctaaagagatggttcaggggctaagagcacttgctgctcttagagagacccgagttcaattccaagcactcaTATGGCAACTCATAACTCCATGTATCTGTCCTATTTACTGTCAACTCCATATAAGAATATATAActcgccaggcgatggtggtgcacgcctttaatcccagcacgcgggaggcagaggcaggcggatctctgtgagttcgagaccagcctggtctacagagcgagttccaggacaggctccaaagctacagagaaaccctgtctcaaaaaaccaaaaaaaaaaaaaaaaagaatatataactCTTAGGCCAGGCAATGGTAGCTCACGTCTGTAATGCCAGTATTGTAGGGAGAGGcagcttgttcatcccggctgcccagctagcttagccccaaaataaccacacagaaactgtattcattaaaacactgcttggcccattagctctagtttcttgctggctaattcttacatcttaatttaacccatttctattaatctgtgtatcgccatgtgactgtggtttaccggcaggcatctgtctcaggcagaggatcatggtgtctccctgactctgccttcttcctcccagcattcctttttatccctgcctccctgcctacctaagttctgccctatcaagtaggccaaggcagtttctttattcattaaccaatgaaagcaacacacaacaGAACTCTACACCATCCTAACTctggggagatagaggcaggcagatctctgtcagctCAAGGTAAGCCtagtctatggagtgagttccaggacagccagggctacacagagaaaccctgtctcagaaaataaaaaaagaagaatgtaaaACTCCTCTAACTTTGTTTGAGAACTCTGAGTATCTCTCATGAGCCAGTGTTGATTTAACTATAAATAACATTTGTTAAAAATAGTGTTTGTCAACAATTGGTAGATTACATAGATTAGTAACCAGAATTGATAACCAATAGGATAGTTATGAAAATTTAGGAAGAATTTGAGAATTTCCTTGGTTTTCCTTAAATCCCTGCTATGAAAGGGGCTTTAGTAAGTAGCTTCGCCAGACAGTAGGATACTGTCTTACTGTTAGAGATTTGACTAAGTCAGGGCCTGGGAGTTCCACATCTGGCATTAAAAAATAACCTGTCATTAAAATCTGTGAGATTATGGTTTATGATTATATACAAttagaaatttataaaatataaacagctATCTCTTTGGGTGTCTTAAAAATACACTTATAAattgacaagttttttttttaactttgaaatcAGGTGAATAATAAACATACTGAAAGAATATGGCTGCACAGATACCAGAATCTGACCAGATAAAACAGGTAAGATACTATAATTAAGGGGAAAGGATCTTGGCTAGATGTGGTGttacccacctttaatcccagcactcaggaggcagaggcaagctcaTCTCTCagagttcaaagacaacctggtctacacggTGACTTCTAGGACAGCAGGGCTCTGTAGAGATACTATCTCCAAGGGCAGTAGAGAcgggccatcctgagctacatgcTTGTGGGTGGAATTATCATGAGTTAAATTCTTACTCAAAACAAAGAATACATTCCCTCaaaccatattttaaaacattaaaatgtatgTTAGGTAGCAGagcattttctgctttgtttttgaggccGCAAAAGCATCCTGTTATGTTGTCTTTTGGGCTTCTAGGCCTTTAGACTCAGGTGATCCTTATCCTCAGCCCCTTAAGTAGCCAGGATATCAGACATCACTCCTCTGTAGCTGGCTGTAAAAACTGAGTTGGACAACAGTGAGGAGAGAAGTACAACTAGAAAGGAAGACCGTACACTGTGCATTAAAGCTGCTTAAGTCAGCAGAAGACTCCAGATGAGGGAGGGGTGGAAGAAACGGTGCGCCAGGCTAGTTGTCTGAGTATCCCAAGTCTCCAGTCATCTTGGCGGGAAAGCTGGGTCTTAAAACACGTCTTGTTTCCAGTTTAAGGAGTTCCTGGGAACCTACAACAGACTCACGGAAAGCTGCTTTCTGGACTGTGTCAAAGATTTCACCACGAGAGAGGTGAAACCTGAGGAGGTATGCAAAGGTCCCTCACTGAGACTTCCCCAGGCTGCCATTCACATGCCATTCTTAGAGGAGCCAGTCAGTCATGACCCGCGGCACCAAGTTAGTGATACAAGATGACAGTTGTAGAGAAGCTTGGCGCGGCTCTGGTCTGGCCCGAGGATCTAGGTTGGCTTTAGAAGAGGGAGTGTGACTGTGGTGGCTCATAGCTCACGTGTGGACACCGAAGCCCGGTCTAATCGGCATCTAGGCTTCTAGTGTCCTTAAAGATGTTTATCTGCTGAGAGTGACAGACTTCCAGTAAACATTCATGCCAAAATCTAATTTGTTAGATAATTTAACTTATAAAGTTTAGAAGATACCAAGTAtgatattcattttttaaaggaatatgtTTTAGCTATTCCTTGCCAATTTTATACTTGTAGACAATGGAAGTTGATCATGtgatacttttgtttttaaaaaccatacTTTATCTATAGcaataaaatttacatattaaGTAACACTAAGTAGAATGTTCTGATATAATTTTAAGCAAGAAAAAAGGGTGAAAATTAATTGTTAAGCCCCTCTCCATAACAAACTTTTTTAAAGTCCCTTTTTCAAAAGGGGATAGATCTATTCAGTGACCAGTCATGTCAAGTTCCCACTGCACAGATGGTCAATGGgactgaaaaacaaaccaactttCAGTCCCTGCCTCAGGAACAGCACATGCCAGATTCTTTCCCAGGCAAAAATGATTCTTGCTATCTGGATATCCAgaaatttgaactcagatccaccatgaaaagaataaaaattttgacAGGTTAAAATTGGGAGAAAAAATAGCTTTATTACCCTCATTCATGACTGAGATGTATCCTTTTGCCCACaatccatccattcttttttttcttttttttttcacaagcaacactaaatggattaTCCATCCATTCTTACCACCTAACATTACCTTCTCTTGTGAAGCTTTGTATTACCTGCATTTATatccatttacatatatatacacatacaggttATACTCTAGGGTCTGCATGTGAGGGAGGGCCTGGAAGACTcgttctttctgagtctgggtcacTTCAGAGATAGTAAAGTGAGGTTAAGCATGCGTGGaaccctagcatttgggaggctgcgGCACAAGATTCTGGTATCCAGACCAGACCTGGCTGCATAACAAGACCTTGCTCAAGAGAAAAGTAAAGGTTGTGAATTAAGAATATGCAGAAACAAGTTTCTCATTAACAAAGGAAGAAACCTTTTACTGCTTATACATTTGGACCTTGAGTTTGTAGAAAATCTGGTCCAGACCTTTCATGAAGGCAGGGCACACCATTGCTTCTGTGCCTGCAGACTAATAGGAAATTCATAAACTTTAATTCTAGCCAGTGGATGAAAGCATAAACAGTTTAAAACTATGATTATTGCAAGCCAATGAGAGCATTTAATTTGCAGATCTACCTAAAGAAAAGCAAAGTTCCCAGTGGTGGCTCCTTCAGAATACaagaatgtttatttttgtgttgcCTTTTGGACCTTCCCCTTGTATTTCTAGGTTACCTGTTCAGAACATTGcttacagaaatatttaaaaatgacacagagaataTCCATGAGATTTCAGGAATATCATATTCAGCAGAATGAAGCCCTGGCAGCCAAAGCAGGACTCCTGGGCCAGCCCCGGTAGAAGAGGGCCAAGGCACAGATGTGCACTGAAAGACTGCCAGCAGCTGCTGCACTGGAAATGAGGATTCGTCTGGGAGAATCCCCTGAAGCACAGCAGGAGTGGTGGTCAGCCATCTGTCGTGACTACCTGACCAATGGAAACCACCCAAGAAACCAAAATCACTGTTCACCAGAAAGAATCAAAACAGAAGGCCTTACTGTTGAGTGAAatggtaagatgatgcagtgttGTTGAGCCTTAAGACTCAGCTGCGTGGTCACCTTGACACAAAAATAaaccagtttctttctttgtgactgttaattttaaaagcaaaacgtGTCCAATCATGTATGAGATAGAAAAAGTTTATTAccagaagtaaaataaatgaaagtatcaCGGAGCGGTTGTTTTTACTGTACAGACACACTATTCTGTCTGGGCTGTGATGCGTTGAGATGCTTCAGTCAGGATAATCCTTTAAGTACTTCTGTTCATACATGTCTGCTTCAAGTTGCTGGTAGATA harbors:
- the Timm9 gene encoding mitochondrial import inner membrane translocase subunit Tim9 isoform X2, with translation MAAQIPESDQIKQFKEFLGTYNRLTESCFLDCVKDFTTREVKPEEEYHIQQNEALAAKAGLLGQPR
- the Timm9 gene encoding mitochondrial import inner membrane translocase subunit Tim9 isoform X1, encoding MAAQIPESDQIKQFKEFLGTYNRLTESCFLDCVKDFTTREVKPEEVTCSEHCLQKYLKMTQRISMRFQEYHIQQNEALAAKAGLLGQPR